The window CATCGACAGCCTCCTCTCGACCGTGGTGCCGATGATCGGGCTGGGCGTTGGAATAGACTACGCGCTGTTCATCGTGAGCCGCTTCCGCGAGGAGCTGATGCGCCGGAGGACCCCTGAGGAGCGGCCGGGCCGGGGTGCGGTCGAGGACGCGGTAGCGGTAAGCATGGGCCGCACGGGAAAGACGATTCTGCTCTCCGGCATCATCGTCATGCTGTGCCTGTCGACGCTGCTGGTGGTCAACTCCCCCTCATTCAGCCAGATGGGTCTCGGGGCGTCGCTGGCCGTCGGCTGCGCGCTCCTCGTCGCCCTCACCCTTCTTCCCGCATTGCTCGGCCTGCTCGGCCACCGGGTTGAGTCTGGACGGCTGCCCTGGCGCGACAGGGTCGTCGGGGCCGAGCCCGGCGGAGATAGGCACGGTTTGCTGGCAAGGTGGGCGCGCCTCGTCATGCGTCGCCCCGTCATCGTCGCGGTGCTCGTCACTAGCGTTCTACTGGTAGCGGCAGTGCCGACGCTCAGCATGCGGCTCGGCATAGACCTCGGCATCCCGGCGCTTGAGGATACCCGAGTGGGCCAGGGCCAGCAGATACTGGCCGAGGAGTTCTCCCCCGGTCTGCTCTCACCGATCCAGGTGGCATACACCTCCACCGACGGCCCGCTCTCTGAGGCCGACCTACGGGCCGTCGCCCGGCTCGATGAGCGGGCGAGCCGGGACCCGGCGGTCGCCCGGGTAACCTCGGTCGCCGACGCAGCCGGAGCCGGGGGGCGGCAGAGCGACCCATCTCCAGAGCCGTTGCGCCAGTCGCCGCTCGTGAGCGGGGACGGTGAGAGCACGTATCTGACCGTGGTGCCCTCCGTAGAGCCGGATAGCGCGGAGGCGATGGACCTCGCAGAGAGGCTCCGCGGGGACATCGCGCCGGACGCCACCGGATCCGCATCAGACGCCCGGGTGCTCGTGGGCGGGTCACCGGCGGAGTTCGTGGACATTAGCGACGAGACCCAGGACAAGCTATGGGTAGTCATAGGGCTCGTGCTCGCGCTGTCTTTCGTGTTCCTGACCCTGGTGTTCCGGAGCCTGCTACTTCCCCTAAAGGCGATCCTGATGAACCTGCTCGCCACCGGAGCTTCGTTTGGGCTGCTGGTATGGACCTTCCAGCAGGGTCACCTGCAGGAGGTTCTCGGCTTCGAGCCGGGTAGCATCGTGGTCTACCTGCCGCTCATCCTCTTTGCTCTGCTGTTCGGGCTCTCGATGGACTACGAGGTCTTTCTGGTGCGCCGCATCCAGGAGAGTTGGCGGCAAACCGGGGACAACGAGCACGCCGTGGCAGAGGGCCTTGAGCACACCGCGCTGCCGATCACTGCGGCGGCCGCGATCATGGTCGCGGTATTCGGCTCTTTCGTGGCCGGCGAGGTCCTGGAGATAAAGCAGATCGGCTTCGCGCTTGCGCTGGCTATATTTCTGGACGCGACGCTGGTGCGCATCGTACTCGTGCCGGCCGTCATGCGGCTAGCGGGAAGGGCGAACTGGTGGTTGCCCAGATGGCTGGACCGTCGGCTACCAAGCCTGGAAGACGAATGAGAAAGGAGTGGATTGGGGGCAGTACTCGTGTCTTACACCCAGAAGCGCTTTGCGATATGCGCTACAACTCATGCTGCGTCGTCCTCGATCAGCTCACCCTGCACGATTATCCGGTCCTCGTAATCCGGGAGGGTGCAGGTCTGCAAGGTCACCACCTCCTTGCCTTTGATCGGGCTCATAACCTCGACATTTTCAGGGCCCACTACCTCTTTATTGAAGATCCTGTATACATACTCTCTACCGGACGCATCGGTAACGGTGACCTCGTCACCCTCTTCGAGCCTTGGAAGCTCGTAGAAGATTTTGTCCGAGGGCGTGCCGGGGTATCCGATGCGGTGGCCGGCTATGTAAGTGTTCGCCCCCTGCTGCCAGGGGTACCCCGTGCCGGGGACGCGGACGGTTCCCTGTTTGAGATTCTCCTCGGAGATCGAGTCAAAGACCGGTACGTCCTGCAGGCCCAGCTTAGGGATATCCAGGGAGAGCTTCTTGTTCTAGGGGCCTCCGGGGTCGCGGCCGAAGTTGAATGGCTTGACGGCCGGTATCGCGCCCGTGGAGGTGTCGGTGCCGACGAAAAGCTCGCGCGTACCGGAATCGTAATCCTCCGAAGCCGGCTCGGTCCACTCCCTGAAATCCGGCGAGCCGGTACGCTCTTTGCCCGAGAGCACCTCCTCAGGGGTCACCGCCTCTACCTGTTTGCCGGTGTTCTCCGGCGAGCCCGAGCCTGAGTCCTCTGAGGAAGCGCTCCCGCAGGCGGAGACCGTGAATGCAAGCACCGGCAACAGTGCCAGCATCACCACCCGACCATATAAAGTACGCCAGGTTGACGCCAACGCTCCCCGGCCGCGCCTCTCGGTCCTATTGCTCATTCACAGCCTCCTCTTATAACCGCCACAATACTGGTCAGTGGTACGCCATAGAGGCTTCAGGACTTCTCCACGAGCTCGGCGCGCACGATCAGGCGATCCCTATAGTCGGGCAGCGTGCAGGTCTGCAATGTGAGCACGTTTGTGCCGGCCACCGGCTCCGTAACGGACAGGTCCGAAGGCCCGGTCACGAAGCTCTTGTACACCTTGTAGGTGTACTCCGTGCCCTCGGAGTCCTCCACGAAGACCTTATCGCCGTTCTCCAGGCTATTTAGGTCGTAGAAGGTGAGAAAGCTCTCGGTGCCCGGGTAGCCAAGACGGTGGCCGGCCAGATAAGTGTTAGCTCCCTCTTGCCAAGGGAAGCCGGTCCCGCGCAGGTGTATCGCCCCATTCTCCTTCAGGGCCTCCTCGTCGTCTCCGGCGGCGTTCGGGACGGTGTCGTCCTCTATGCGGCTCATCTCCGGGACCGTCACCTTCAGGGTCTTGTCCTCGGGGCCGCCGGTTTGCCGGGAGGTAGTCTGCTCCACGGAGGGTACGCTGAAGCCCTCCGGGTCTGGCTCGTTGGTGGATCCAGCGCTCACACCCAGGCCGAGGAAGTTGACGGCGAAGATAGCAAGCATCACCAGCCCTGCCAACAAGAACCCGCCGCTTAGAGTCCATCTAATTGCGCTCTTTAGACTCATCCGCTTCTCCTGAACTGCGTGGTGCTCTGCATCAGCCGTAGGGCAGAGTTATCCACCGGGCGGCCCCGAGGCCGCTCATGGCCGGGATTAGGCTGGATAGGTTGCCACCTTGTCGGCCCGGACCACGAGACGGCCAGTGTCCGGTCCGGCCTGCATGAGCTTTGGTGTTATGTCCCACCAGGTACTCGGGTCCACGGAATCTGTGCAGGTCTGCAAGGTGATCATGTCCCTGCCGGCCACGGGCTCCGTCACCCAGTTCTCCGATGGACTGACCGCGAACTTCTCCGTGACCCGGTACTCGTAGGTGGTGCCGTTAGTGTCGGTGAGGTACACGGCGTCTCCGTTTCGCATGGCGGGCAGGTTGTAGAACTGGTAGCGGCTCTCGGTACCTTGCCATCCTATCCGGTGGCCCGCGATGTAGGTGTTTGCGCCCTCCTGCCACGGGAAGCCGGTGGAGGGTAGCTTCATCGCTGCCCGAGCCATCGTCCCGGGCGCGTCGGAGTTGAGTACCGTATCTCCCTGGACCTGAGCTAACCTGGGCACAGAAAGTGACATCGTCTTGTCGCTCGGCGGCGGGGGTGTGGAGGCCTCCTGTTTATCGGGCGGGCTATTATCGCCTTCATCGGTCTCTTGGTCCTGCTGTTGCTCCTGTGGTTCCTGCTCTTTCTGAGGAGCATTTTTCTGTGGAGCATCGGTTTGGGCTTTCTCCTGCGTTTCTTCTGCCGCCTGCTCCTGTGACTCCTGTCGAGGCTCCGATTCCTTCTGTGACGCGGTGGCCTCGCCGCCTCCAGAGCCATCTCCGGCTCCCTCGTCGGCGCCGGACGACGTTTCGGAGGGCTCCGCGCTCGCGGCCCCGGCGCCGCCGGAATCGTTCGCGTCCGCGGTCGCCGGACCTATCTCCGTGGACTCGTCCGCGGCTTCACCCTCGTACTCGTCCGCCGTGGGCGTCTTTTGAGGCCGTGCCGTGGTTTGTAGGGTATCCGGCTCCTCCTGAGTGGACCCGTTGGTGGTCTGCTCGGTAGTCTCTACCTCCTGGGTGGTGTCTCCGCCGGTGCCCTCCGGGTTGTCCGGCGCCCCGGTAGAGGCGAGCTGCGACATGGGCGGAGCAAAGGCCAGGGTGAGACCGGCGAGCGCGACCAGCAAGATCATAGCCACAAGGGCCGACGGTCCCAACCGGCCACGCCGTGTATACCGTGTATAGTTGTGTCTGCCTGCGGACAAAGCTCCGCCCCTATCGTTACGCTCTCCGGTTACGGATCGTGGTGATATATACGTTGGCGGCGCCTGTGGGGATTACCAGCCGCCGACGCGGACGTCGTTGTAGCCCTCGTCGCTGGCTTCTGGCGGCGGGTAGCTGTACAGGTCCTCGTGCAACAGACCCTCGCGGATCACCTCGCCATCCTTCTTTACGGTCTTGTACGTGCTCCACTTGATCCCGCGGTCCGTGTCCTTGAAGTCCTGCTCCGAGCGCATGGTGACCTCCTTGCCGTTTGGCTGGCCCCAGATCTCGGCCTTCAAAATCCCCTTCTCCGTTACGTACTCCCGGATCAGGACGTTCGAGTCCGTGGTGTTCTTGAACTTCATGTCTAGCTCGGGTATGCCCTGCCCCCCGAACCATACCGTCGCGTCGAAGCCCGGCCTTATATACGGCAGCGTCGTGTAGTGCGGCGTGCGCTCCACTATCTCAAGGCCGGCGTACTGGGCGGCCATGTACACGGTCGAGGTGACCTGGCAGAGCCCGCCGCCGAGCGCCGAGGTCTCCCCGCCGTCGGCGAAGACCTTTGCCTTTTTGTAGTCCAGACCCGCTATGTGCTCGTTCATGGAGAACACCTCTCCGGGCTCGAGGACAGTGCCGTCCACCGCTCCAGAAGACATCCTCAGGTTCTGTTTACGCGCCTCGCTATCCGAGTAGCGGTAGTCGGTCTCGAACTCCCCGAGCTTTTTGGTGGGGGCCATGCTTTGCAGATTCTCGGCGCTCTTCTCGGGCTGTACGCTCTTTGTGGCAAGCGGGATCTCTCCATCCAGCTTGGGTAGCGACTCATCCAGGTTCCCGAGCGTCTTCTGGACGTCGAGCTCGCTGCCCGGCTCGCCGTCCACCACCTCCAGGTCACCGGAGCCCGAAGCCTCGTAGCTGGCGTTCTCCGGCTGCTGGTCCACCTCGCCGGCGAACCCGGAGACGATTTCCTCCGCCGCCTGCCGGTCGTAGGAGACCGCGGCGGGTATCGAGACTCCGGTGGAGGAGCCGCGTACCGCCGCGACCGACCGCTCCACGAAGTTTCCGTCCCGGCCTACGTCGTAGGCTTTCTCCACGCTCTTCCGGTCATCCAACGCGATACCCAGACTCTGTGCGGAGACCTTGCCGCCGTCCGGTGCGTCGCCTCCGCTCCCGTTCACGAAACTTATCTGGGCCAGGCTCTGCGAGGCCCCGGCCTCCAGGGCTTGCCGGGCCTCGGCCTTGCTCATTCCGCCGACGTCCACGCCCCCGATCTCGACGCCGCGCCTTATGCCCTCGTCACCGCGGGAGAATCCTAGGGCCGCAACCAACACGCCCGCTAGCACCAATGCCAGAAGCACCGC of the Rubrobacter aplysinae genome contains:
- a CDS encoding MMPL family transporter, yielding IDSLLSTVVPMIGLGVGIDYALFIVSRFREELMRRRTPEERPGRGAVEDAVAVSMGRTGKTILLSGIIVMLCLSTLLVVNSPSFSQMGLGASLAVGCALLVALTLLPALLGLLGHRVESGRLPWRDRVVGAEPGGDRHGLLARWARLVMRRPVIVAVLVTSVLLVAAVPTLSMRLGIDLGIPALEDTRVGQGQQILAEEFSPGLLSPIQVAYTSTDGPLSEADLRAVARLDERASRDPAVARVTSVADAAGAGGRQSDPSPEPLRQSPLVSGDGESTYLTVVPSVEPDSAEAMDLAERLRGDIAPDATGSASDARVLVGGSPAEFVDISDETQDKLWVVIGLVLALSFVFLTLVFRSLLLPLKAILMNLLATGASFGLLVWTFQQGHLQEVLGFEPGSIVVYLPLILFALLFGLSMDYEVFLVRRIQESWRQTGDNEHAVAEGLEHTALPITAAAAIMVAVFGSFVAGEVLEIKQIGFALALAIFLDATLVRIVLVPAVMRLAGRANWWLPRWLDRRLPSLEDE
- a CDS encoding sortase, with the protein product MDIPKLGLQDVPVFDSISEENLKQGTVRVPGTGYPWQQGANTYIAGHRIGYPGTPSDKIFYELPRLEEGDEVTVTDASGREYVYRIFNKEVVGPENVEVMSPIKGKEVVTLQTCTLPDYEDRIIVQGELIEDDAA
- a CDS encoding sortase — its product is MLAGLVMLAIFAVNFLGLGVSAGSTNEPDPEGFSVPSVEQTTSRQTGGPEDKTLKVTVPEMSRIEDDTVPNAAGDDEEALKENGAIHLRGTGFPWQEGANTYLAGHRLGYPGTESFLTFYDLNSLENGDKVFVEDSEGTEYTYKVYKSFVTGPSDLSVTEPVAGTNVLTLQTCTLPDYRDRLIVRAELVEKS
- a CDS encoding class E sortase; the protein is MILLVALAGLTLAFAPPMSQLASTGAPDNPEGTGGDTTQEVETTEQTTNGSTQEEPDTLQTTARPQKTPTADEYEGEAADESTEIGPATADANDSGGAGAASAEPSETSSGADEGAGDGSGGGEATASQKESEPRQESQEQAAEETQEKAQTDAPQKNAPQKEQEPQEQQQDQETDEGDNSPPDKQEASTPPPPSDKTMSLSVPRLAQVQGDTVLNSDAPGTMARAAMKLPSTGFPWQEGANTYIAGHRIGWQGTESRYQFYNLPAMRNGDAVYLTDTNGTTYEYRVTEKFAVSPSENWVTEPVAGRDMITLQTCTDSVDPSTWWDITPKLMQAGPDTGRLVVRADKVATYPA
- a CDS encoding VanW family protein, with translation MRREAFSKARGEGAGFKVYGRGSFRRRRRTVGAVLLALVLAGVLVAALGFSRGDEGIRRGVEIGGVDVGGMSKAEARQALEAGASQSLAQISFVNGSGGDAPDGGKVSAQSLGIALDDRKSVEKAYDVGRDGNFVERSVAAVRGSSTGVSIPAAVSYDRQAAEEIVSGFAGEVDQQPENASYEASGSGDLEVVDGEPGSELDVQKTLGNLDESLPKLDGEIPLATKSVQPEKSAENLQSMAPTKKLGEFETDYRYSDSEARKQNLRMSSGAVDGTVLEPGEVFSMNEHIAGLDYKKAKVFADGGETSALGGGLCQVTSTVYMAAQYAGLEIVERTPHYTTLPYIRPGFDATVWFGGQGIPELDMKFKNTTDSNVLIREYVTEKGILKAEIWGQPNGKEVTMRSEQDFKDTDRGIKWSTYKTVKKDGEVIREGLLHEDLYSYPPPEASDEGYNDVRVGGW